The following proteins are co-located in the Prinia subflava isolate CZ2003 ecotype Zambia chromosome 16, Cam_Psub_1.2, whole genome shotgun sequence genome:
- the SH3PXD2B gene encoding SH3 and PX domain-containing protein 2B isoform X2, producing the protein MPRRSIAEVKVLDVQKRRIPNKHYVYIIKVTWSNGATEVIYRRYSKFFDLQMQMLDKFPMEGGQKDPKQRIIPFLPGKILFRRSHIRDVAVKRLIPIDEYCKALIQLPPYISQCEEVLQFFETRPDDLTPPKEEPIGKKRSGIIQRTASFLQRGADGASAEPLVLEQYVVVADYQKQESSEISLCVGQVVEIIEKNESGWWFVSTLEEQGWVPATCLEAQDGVQDEFSMQPDEEEKYTVIYPYTARDQDEMNLDKGAVVVVIQKNLEGWWKIRYQGQEGWAPASYLRKGNGDVLPARPGSGCSAPCSALDLDGVSRQAVAAGRDRDRDRDRDGPGAQRDARLESRAPPGADIRRKSPKMRQRPPPRRDLTIPRGLNLPKPPVPPQVEEEYYTIADFQTTIPDGISFQAGMKVEVIEKNLSGWWYIQIEEKEGWAPATFIDKYKKTSNASRPNFLAPLPTEMAQLRLGDTDGSASEEGTGPCRPLPEAPPNGMDCTGRWGRDWKGKEAPDSGDLSLAGGYEEISDRDTEEKPSLPPRKESIIKSEGELLERQRPPPKPPGVILPMIPPKQSAAPKDGKKPELRPEKGKLFQLKNEMGLECGHKVSAKEVKKPNLRPIVKPSKPKAEPVEDKPEPMAQNPFLKSRPQIRPKPAACPRADPAPADDRLDICSLRSKLRPAKCPERPSEQDPTAGDGSFSNAAVTPEACGRFPERPGTESKALPKPDSAPKEALPKPPLGPANPPCGRDAPPQRPVVPPRRPPPPKKMGAAVPVPTEPRAPAREPPEARPSAAPGRPMLVPPKAKPFLCASLQDEAKGRSSINPKVVSKPVERGEAKDRAPICSPDVSREALYVAMADFEGDEETNSFREGTLFEVREKNSSGWWFCKVLAGGPCWEGWIPSNYLRRKP; encoded by the exons ATGCAGATGCTGGACAAGTTCCCGATGGAAGGAGGCCAGAAGGACCCCAAGCAGAGGATCATCCCCTTCCTGCCAG GGAAGATCCTCTTCCGCCGGAGCCACATCCGCGACGTCGCCGTCAAGCGCCTGATCCCCATTGACGAGTACTGCAAG GCTCTGATCCAGCTGCCTCCCTACATCTCCCAGTGCGAGGAGGTGCTGCAGTTCTTCGAGACACGGCCCGATGACCTGACCCCCCCCAAAGA gGAGCCCATTGGAAAGAAGAGGTCTG GGATTATCCAGAGAACGGCCTCTTTCCTGCAGAGAG GAGCTGACGGGGCCTCGGCCGAGCCCCTGGTGCTGGAGCAGTATGTCGTGGTGGCCGACTACCAGAAGCAGGAGAGCTCGGAGATCAGCCTGTGCGTGGGCCAGGTGGTGGAGATCATTGAGAAGAACGAATCAG GCTGGTGGTTTGTGAGCAcgctggaggagcagggctgggtgccagCCACCTGCCTGGAGGCCCAGGATGGAGTCCAGGATGAGTTCTCAATGCAGCCTGATGAAG AGGAGAAGTACACGGTTATTTACCCCTACACTGCCAGAGACCAGGATGAGATGAACCTGGACAAAGGGGCCGTGGTGGTGGTGATCCAGAAGAACCTGGAGGGCTGGTGGAAGATCAG gtaccagggccaggagggctgggcgcCCGCCTCCTACCTCAGGAAGGGCAACGGGGATGTGCTGCCCGCCCGGCCGGGCTCGGGCTGCTCGGCTCCCTGCAGCGCCCTGGACCTGGACGGCGTCTCCCGGCAGGCGGTGGCGGccggcagggacagggacagggacagggacagggacgggcCGGGGGCCCAGAGGGATGCCAGGCTGGAGAGCCGTGCCCCGCCCGGCGCCGACATCCGACGCA AGTCACCAAAGATGAGGCAGAGGCCACCTCCTCGCCGAGACCTCACCATA ccccgtgGTTTGAACCTGCCTAAGCCTCCCGTCCCCCCCCAAGTGGAAGAGGAGTATTACACCATTGCTGACTTCCAGACCACCATCCCTGACGGCATCAGCTTCCAGGCAGGGATGAAAGTAGAG GTTATTGAGAAGAACCTGAGTGGCTGGTGGTACATCCAGATCGAGGAGAAGGAGGGCTGGGCCCCTGCCACCTTCATTGACAAGTACAAGAAGACCAGCAACGCCTCCAGGCCCAATTTCCTGGCTCCCCTTCCCACCGAGATGGCCCAGCTGCGGCTCGGGGACACCGATGGCAGTGCCAGcgaggaggggacagggcccTGCCGGCCACTGCCAGAGGCTCCTCCCAACGGCATGGACTGCACCGGGAGGTGGGGCAGGGActggaaggggaaggaggctCCCGACAGCGGGGACCTGTCCTTGGCCGGGGGCTACGAGGAGATCTCGGACCGTGACACGGAGGAGAAGCCCAGCCTTCCCCCCAGGAAGGAGTCCATCATTAAATCAGAAGGAGAGCTACTAGAGAGGCAGAGGCCTCCCCCCAAGCCCCCAGGCGTGATCTTGCCCATGATCCCACCCAAGCAGTCGGCAGCCCCCAAGGACGGCAAGAAGCCGGAGCTCAGGCCGGAGAAGGGCAAACTGTTCCAGCTGAAAAACGAGATGGGACTGGAATGCGGACACAAGGTGTCAGCCAAGGAGGTGAAGAAGCCAAACCTCCGGCCCATTGTCAAGCCAAGCAAGCCAAAAGCTGAGCCTGTGGAGGACAAACCTGAGCCCATGGCCCAGAACCCGTTCCTGAAGTCAAGACCTCAGATCAGACCAAAGCCCGCTGCGTGCCCCCGGGCCGACCCAGCCCCGGCCGATGACAGACTGGACATTTGCAGCCTGCGGAGCAAGCTGAGACCTGCCAAGTGCCCAGAGAGACCCTCGGAGCAGGACCCCACCGCCGGGGACGGCTCCTTCAGCAACGCCGCGGTCACTCCAGAGGCTTGCGGGCGGTTTCCGGAGCGGCCGGGCACCGAGAGCAAAGCCCTGCCCAAGCCGGACAGTGCCCCCAAAGAGGCACtgcccaaacctcccctgggcCCAGCCAACCCCCCCTGCGGCAGGGACGCCCCTCCGCAGCGCCCCGTGGTGCCCCCTCGCCGGCCACCCCCTCCCAAGAAGATGGGGGCTGCTGTCCCCGTCCCCACCGAGCCCCGGGCCCCGGCGCGGGAGCCCCCCGAGGCCAGGCCCTCTGCGGCCCCGGGGAGGCCCATGCTGGTCCCTCCCAAAGCCAAGCCCTTCCTCTGCGCCTCCCTGCAAGACGAAGCcaaaggcagaagcagcatAAACCCAAAGGTCGTCTCCAAGCCCGTGGAGAGGGGGGAGGCCAAGGACAGGGCTCCCATCTGCAGCCCGGATGTCTCCAGGGAAGCTCTCTACGTGGCCATGGCGGATTTTGAGGGTGACGAGGAGACCAACAGCTTCAGAGAGGGGACTTTGTTTGAGGTTCGTGAGAAGAACAGCAGCGGCTGGTGGTTCTGCAAGGTGCTGGCTGGGGGGCCGTGCTGGGAGGGCTGGATCCCTTCCAATTACCTGCGGAGGAAGCCGTAG
- the SH3PXD2B gene encoding SH3 and PX domain-containing protein 2B isoform X1, with product MPRRSIAEVKVLDVQKRRIPNKHYVYIIKVTWSNGATEVIYRRYSKFFDLQMQMLDKFPMEGGQKDPKQRIIPFLPGKILFRRSHIRDVAVKRLIPIDEYCKALIQLPPYISQCEEVLQFFETRPDDLTPPKEEPIGKKRSAGIIQRTASFLQRGADGASAEPLVLEQYVVVADYQKQESSEISLCVGQVVEIIEKNESGWWFVSTLEEQGWVPATCLEAQDGVQDEFSMQPDEEEKYTVIYPYTARDQDEMNLDKGAVVVVIQKNLEGWWKIRYQGQEGWAPASYLRKGNGDVLPARPGSGCSAPCSALDLDGVSRQAVAAGRDRDRDRDRDGPGAQRDARLESRAPPGADIRRKSPKMRQRPPPRRDLTIPRGLNLPKPPVPPQVEEEYYTIADFQTTIPDGISFQAGMKVEVIEKNLSGWWYIQIEEKEGWAPATFIDKYKKTSNASRPNFLAPLPTEMAQLRLGDTDGSASEEGTGPCRPLPEAPPNGMDCTGRWGRDWKGKEAPDSGDLSLAGGYEEISDRDTEEKPSLPPRKESIIKSEGELLERQRPPPKPPGVILPMIPPKQSAAPKDGKKPELRPEKGKLFQLKNEMGLECGHKVSAKEVKKPNLRPIVKPSKPKAEPVEDKPEPMAQNPFLKSRPQIRPKPAACPRADPAPADDRLDICSLRSKLRPAKCPERPSEQDPTAGDGSFSNAAVTPEACGRFPERPGTESKALPKPDSAPKEALPKPPLGPANPPCGRDAPPQRPVVPPRRPPPPKKMGAAVPVPTEPRAPAREPPEARPSAAPGRPMLVPPKAKPFLCASLQDEAKGRSSINPKVVSKPVERGEAKDRAPICSPDVSREALYVAMADFEGDEETNSFREGTLFEVREKNSSGWWFCKVLAGGPCWEGWIPSNYLRRKP from the exons ATGCAGATGCTGGACAAGTTCCCGATGGAAGGAGGCCAGAAGGACCCCAAGCAGAGGATCATCCCCTTCCTGCCAG GGAAGATCCTCTTCCGCCGGAGCCACATCCGCGACGTCGCCGTCAAGCGCCTGATCCCCATTGACGAGTACTGCAAG GCTCTGATCCAGCTGCCTCCCTACATCTCCCAGTGCGAGGAGGTGCTGCAGTTCTTCGAGACACGGCCCGATGACCTGACCCCCCCCAAAGA gGAGCCCATTGGAAAGAAGAGGTCTG CAGGGATTATCCAGAGAACGGCCTCTTTCCTGCAGAGAG GAGCTGACGGGGCCTCGGCCGAGCCCCTGGTGCTGGAGCAGTATGTCGTGGTGGCCGACTACCAGAAGCAGGAGAGCTCGGAGATCAGCCTGTGCGTGGGCCAGGTGGTGGAGATCATTGAGAAGAACGAATCAG GCTGGTGGTTTGTGAGCAcgctggaggagcagggctgggtgccagCCACCTGCCTGGAGGCCCAGGATGGAGTCCAGGATGAGTTCTCAATGCAGCCTGATGAAG AGGAGAAGTACACGGTTATTTACCCCTACACTGCCAGAGACCAGGATGAGATGAACCTGGACAAAGGGGCCGTGGTGGTGGTGATCCAGAAGAACCTGGAGGGCTGGTGGAAGATCAG gtaccagggccaggagggctgggcgcCCGCCTCCTACCTCAGGAAGGGCAACGGGGATGTGCTGCCCGCCCGGCCGGGCTCGGGCTGCTCGGCTCCCTGCAGCGCCCTGGACCTGGACGGCGTCTCCCGGCAGGCGGTGGCGGccggcagggacagggacagggacagggacagggacgggcCGGGGGCCCAGAGGGATGCCAGGCTGGAGAGCCGTGCCCCGCCCGGCGCCGACATCCGACGCA AGTCACCAAAGATGAGGCAGAGGCCACCTCCTCGCCGAGACCTCACCATA ccccgtgGTTTGAACCTGCCTAAGCCTCCCGTCCCCCCCCAAGTGGAAGAGGAGTATTACACCATTGCTGACTTCCAGACCACCATCCCTGACGGCATCAGCTTCCAGGCAGGGATGAAAGTAGAG GTTATTGAGAAGAACCTGAGTGGCTGGTGGTACATCCAGATCGAGGAGAAGGAGGGCTGGGCCCCTGCCACCTTCATTGACAAGTACAAGAAGACCAGCAACGCCTCCAGGCCCAATTTCCTGGCTCCCCTTCCCACCGAGATGGCCCAGCTGCGGCTCGGGGACACCGATGGCAGTGCCAGcgaggaggggacagggcccTGCCGGCCACTGCCAGAGGCTCCTCCCAACGGCATGGACTGCACCGGGAGGTGGGGCAGGGActggaaggggaaggaggctCCCGACAGCGGGGACCTGTCCTTGGCCGGGGGCTACGAGGAGATCTCGGACCGTGACACGGAGGAGAAGCCCAGCCTTCCCCCCAGGAAGGAGTCCATCATTAAATCAGAAGGAGAGCTACTAGAGAGGCAGAGGCCTCCCCCCAAGCCCCCAGGCGTGATCTTGCCCATGATCCCACCCAAGCAGTCGGCAGCCCCCAAGGACGGCAAGAAGCCGGAGCTCAGGCCGGAGAAGGGCAAACTGTTCCAGCTGAAAAACGAGATGGGACTGGAATGCGGACACAAGGTGTCAGCCAAGGAGGTGAAGAAGCCAAACCTCCGGCCCATTGTCAAGCCAAGCAAGCCAAAAGCTGAGCCTGTGGAGGACAAACCTGAGCCCATGGCCCAGAACCCGTTCCTGAAGTCAAGACCTCAGATCAGACCAAAGCCCGCTGCGTGCCCCCGGGCCGACCCAGCCCCGGCCGATGACAGACTGGACATTTGCAGCCTGCGGAGCAAGCTGAGACCTGCCAAGTGCCCAGAGAGACCCTCGGAGCAGGACCCCACCGCCGGGGACGGCTCCTTCAGCAACGCCGCGGTCACTCCAGAGGCTTGCGGGCGGTTTCCGGAGCGGCCGGGCACCGAGAGCAAAGCCCTGCCCAAGCCGGACAGTGCCCCCAAAGAGGCACtgcccaaacctcccctgggcCCAGCCAACCCCCCCTGCGGCAGGGACGCCCCTCCGCAGCGCCCCGTGGTGCCCCCTCGCCGGCCACCCCCTCCCAAGAAGATGGGGGCTGCTGTCCCCGTCCCCACCGAGCCCCGGGCCCCGGCGCGGGAGCCCCCCGAGGCCAGGCCCTCTGCGGCCCCGGGGAGGCCCATGCTGGTCCCTCCCAAAGCCAAGCCCTTCCTCTGCGCCTCCCTGCAAGACGAAGCcaaaggcagaagcagcatAAACCCAAAGGTCGTCTCCAAGCCCGTGGAGAGGGGGGAGGCCAAGGACAGGGCTCCCATCTGCAGCCCGGATGTCTCCAGGGAAGCTCTCTACGTGGCCATGGCGGATTTTGAGGGTGACGAGGAGACCAACAGCTTCAGAGAGGGGACTTTGTTTGAGGTTCGTGAGAAGAACAGCAGCGGCTGGTGGTTCTGCAAGGTGCTGGCTGGGGGGCCGTGCTGGGAGGGCTGGATCCCTTCCAATTACCTGCGGAGGAAGCCGTAG
- the SH3PXD2B gene encoding SH3 and PX domain-containing protein 2B isoform X3: protein MPRRSIAEVKVLDVQKRRIPNKHYVYIIKVTWSNGATEVIYRRYSKFFDLQMQMLDKFPMEGGQKDPKQRIIPFLPGKILFRRSHIRDVAVKRLIPIDEYCKALIQLPPYISQCEEVLQFFETRPDDLTPPKEEPIGKKRSGADGASAEPLVLEQYVVVADYQKQESSEISLCVGQVVEIIEKNESGWWFVSTLEEQGWVPATCLEAQDGVQDEFSMQPDEEEKYTVIYPYTARDQDEMNLDKGAVVVVIQKNLEGWWKIRYQGQEGWAPASYLRKGNGDVLPARPGSGCSAPCSALDLDGVSRQAVAAGRDRDRDRDRDGPGAQRDARLESRAPPGADIRRKSPKMRQRPPPRRDLTIPRGLNLPKPPVPPQVEEEYYTIADFQTTIPDGISFQAGMKVEVIEKNLSGWWYIQIEEKEGWAPATFIDKYKKTSNASRPNFLAPLPTEMAQLRLGDTDGSASEEGTGPCRPLPEAPPNGMDCTGRWGRDWKGKEAPDSGDLSLAGGYEEISDRDTEEKPSLPPRKESIIKSEGELLERQRPPPKPPGVILPMIPPKQSAAPKDGKKPELRPEKGKLFQLKNEMGLECGHKVSAKEVKKPNLRPIVKPSKPKAEPVEDKPEPMAQNPFLKSRPQIRPKPAACPRADPAPADDRLDICSLRSKLRPAKCPERPSEQDPTAGDGSFSNAAVTPEACGRFPERPGTESKALPKPDSAPKEALPKPPLGPANPPCGRDAPPQRPVVPPRRPPPPKKMGAAVPVPTEPRAPAREPPEARPSAAPGRPMLVPPKAKPFLCASLQDEAKGRSSINPKVVSKPVERGEAKDRAPICSPDVSREALYVAMADFEGDEETNSFREGTLFEVREKNSSGWWFCKVLAGGPCWEGWIPSNYLRRKP, encoded by the exons ATGCAGATGCTGGACAAGTTCCCGATGGAAGGAGGCCAGAAGGACCCCAAGCAGAGGATCATCCCCTTCCTGCCAG GGAAGATCCTCTTCCGCCGGAGCCACATCCGCGACGTCGCCGTCAAGCGCCTGATCCCCATTGACGAGTACTGCAAG GCTCTGATCCAGCTGCCTCCCTACATCTCCCAGTGCGAGGAGGTGCTGCAGTTCTTCGAGACACGGCCCGATGACCTGACCCCCCCCAAAGA gGAGCCCATTGGAAAGAAGAGGTCTG GAGCTGACGGGGCCTCGGCCGAGCCCCTGGTGCTGGAGCAGTATGTCGTGGTGGCCGACTACCAGAAGCAGGAGAGCTCGGAGATCAGCCTGTGCGTGGGCCAGGTGGTGGAGATCATTGAGAAGAACGAATCAG GCTGGTGGTTTGTGAGCAcgctggaggagcagggctgggtgccagCCACCTGCCTGGAGGCCCAGGATGGAGTCCAGGATGAGTTCTCAATGCAGCCTGATGAAG AGGAGAAGTACACGGTTATTTACCCCTACACTGCCAGAGACCAGGATGAGATGAACCTGGACAAAGGGGCCGTGGTGGTGGTGATCCAGAAGAACCTGGAGGGCTGGTGGAAGATCAG gtaccagggccaggagggctgggcgcCCGCCTCCTACCTCAGGAAGGGCAACGGGGATGTGCTGCCCGCCCGGCCGGGCTCGGGCTGCTCGGCTCCCTGCAGCGCCCTGGACCTGGACGGCGTCTCCCGGCAGGCGGTGGCGGccggcagggacagggacagggacagggacagggacgggcCGGGGGCCCAGAGGGATGCCAGGCTGGAGAGCCGTGCCCCGCCCGGCGCCGACATCCGACGCA AGTCACCAAAGATGAGGCAGAGGCCACCTCCTCGCCGAGACCTCACCATA ccccgtgGTTTGAACCTGCCTAAGCCTCCCGTCCCCCCCCAAGTGGAAGAGGAGTATTACACCATTGCTGACTTCCAGACCACCATCCCTGACGGCATCAGCTTCCAGGCAGGGATGAAAGTAGAG GTTATTGAGAAGAACCTGAGTGGCTGGTGGTACATCCAGATCGAGGAGAAGGAGGGCTGGGCCCCTGCCACCTTCATTGACAAGTACAAGAAGACCAGCAACGCCTCCAGGCCCAATTTCCTGGCTCCCCTTCCCACCGAGATGGCCCAGCTGCGGCTCGGGGACACCGATGGCAGTGCCAGcgaggaggggacagggcccTGCCGGCCACTGCCAGAGGCTCCTCCCAACGGCATGGACTGCACCGGGAGGTGGGGCAGGGActggaaggggaaggaggctCCCGACAGCGGGGACCTGTCCTTGGCCGGGGGCTACGAGGAGATCTCGGACCGTGACACGGAGGAGAAGCCCAGCCTTCCCCCCAGGAAGGAGTCCATCATTAAATCAGAAGGAGAGCTACTAGAGAGGCAGAGGCCTCCCCCCAAGCCCCCAGGCGTGATCTTGCCCATGATCCCACCCAAGCAGTCGGCAGCCCCCAAGGACGGCAAGAAGCCGGAGCTCAGGCCGGAGAAGGGCAAACTGTTCCAGCTGAAAAACGAGATGGGACTGGAATGCGGACACAAGGTGTCAGCCAAGGAGGTGAAGAAGCCAAACCTCCGGCCCATTGTCAAGCCAAGCAAGCCAAAAGCTGAGCCTGTGGAGGACAAACCTGAGCCCATGGCCCAGAACCCGTTCCTGAAGTCAAGACCTCAGATCAGACCAAAGCCCGCTGCGTGCCCCCGGGCCGACCCAGCCCCGGCCGATGACAGACTGGACATTTGCAGCCTGCGGAGCAAGCTGAGACCTGCCAAGTGCCCAGAGAGACCCTCGGAGCAGGACCCCACCGCCGGGGACGGCTCCTTCAGCAACGCCGCGGTCACTCCAGAGGCTTGCGGGCGGTTTCCGGAGCGGCCGGGCACCGAGAGCAAAGCCCTGCCCAAGCCGGACAGTGCCCCCAAAGAGGCACtgcccaaacctcccctgggcCCAGCCAACCCCCCCTGCGGCAGGGACGCCCCTCCGCAGCGCCCCGTGGTGCCCCCTCGCCGGCCACCCCCTCCCAAGAAGATGGGGGCTGCTGTCCCCGTCCCCACCGAGCCCCGGGCCCCGGCGCGGGAGCCCCCCGAGGCCAGGCCCTCTGCGGCCCCGGGGAGGCCCATGCTGGTCCCTCCCAAAGCCAAGCCCTTCCTCTGCGCCTCCCTGCAAGACGAAGCcaaaggcagaagcagcatAAACCCAAAGGTCGTCTCCAAGCCCGTGGAGAGGGGGGAGGCCAAGGACAGGGCTCCCATCTGCAGCCCGGATGTCTCCAGGGAAGCTCTCTACGTGGCCATGGCGGATTTTGAGGGTGACGAGGAGACCAACAGCTTCAGAGAGGGGACTTTGTTTGAGGTTCGTGAGAAGAACAGCAGCGGCTGGTGGTTCTGCAAGGTGCTGGCTGGGGGGCCGTGCTGGGAGGGCTGGATCCCTTCCAATTACCTGCGGAGGAAGCCGTAG